One genomic region from Neoarius graeffei isolate fNeoGra1 chromosome 4, fNeoGra1.pri, whole genome shotgun sequence encodes:
- the wnt6a gene encoding protein Wnt-6 isoform X5, translated as MMLPTQAHLLLVFTLTGHLWRIMGSPLVMDPNSICRRSKPAGGAYSELCQTQPEIIQEVAKGARLGIRECQHQFHHQRWNCTGHGKSLGKILQQDIRETAFVNGITAAGVLYAVTRACSQGELIHCGCVAIKSSSGSSNEQAMENPNPVLQDQHWQWGGCGDDVDYGYKISRQFMDTRKQKGKSDIKSLIDLHNNEAGRLAVKTNMRPECKCHGLSGSCTLRSCWRKLPLFRQVGNHLMQSFQTAVRVMGGNDGKSLVPLDRDVPHLGAHNLIYSDESPDFCMANRRTGSEGTQGRVCNDTETGPGAYGPSVHDTWSPRWSDQ; from the exons ATGATGCTCCCAACGCAAGCGCACCTTCTTCTTGTGTTCACTCTCACCGGTCACCTGTGGCG TATTATGGGCAGTCCTCTTGTGATGGACCCAAACAGCATTTGCAGGAGGAGTAAGCCTGCAGGAGGTGCATATAGTGAACTGTGCCAAACCCAACCTGAAATAATCCAAGAAGTTGCCAAAGGTGCACGGTTAGGAATACGTGAATGCCAACACCAGTTTCACCATCAACGCTGGAACTGTACAGGTCATGGCAAGAGTCTTGGCAAGATCCTGCAACAAG ATATTCGGGAGACAGCCTTCGTAAATGGCATCACGGCTGCAGGAGTGCTGTATGCAGTAACACGGGCCTGCAGCCAGGGGGAGCTGATACATTGTGGTTGTGTGGCTATTAAAAGCTCTTCTGGTAGCTCCAATGAGCAGGCTATGGAGAATCCAAACCCTGTGCTCCAGGACCAGCACTGGCAGTGGggaggttgtggggatgatgtggACTATGGCTATAAGATTTCCCGGCAGTTCATGGACACCAGGAAGCAGAAGGGCAAAAGTGATATCAAGAGCCTGATTGATCTACACAACAATGAGGCAGGCAGACTG GCTGTAAAGACCAATATGCGACCTGAATGTAAATGTCACGGCCTCTCTGGCTCCTGCACGCTCCGCAGCTGTTGGAGGAAGTTGCCTCTGTTCCGCCAGGTTGGAAACCATCTCATGCAGAGCTTCCAAACGGCAGTTCGTGTGATGGGTGGCAACGACGGCAAATCCCTCGTCCCCCTAGACCGGGATGTCCCACACCTGGGTGCCCACAATCTCATCTATTCAGATGAATCCCCGGATTTCTGCATGGCCAATCGCAGGACAGGATCTGAAGGGACACAGGGTCGGGTGTGTAACGATACAGAAACAGGACCTGGAGCTT
- the wnt6a gene encoding protein Wnt-6 isoform X4, which yields MMLPTQAHLLLVFTLTGHLWRIMGSPLVMDPNSICRRSKPAGGAYSELCQTQPEIIQEVAKGARLGIRECQHQFHHQRWNCTGHGKSLGKILQQDIRETAFVNGITAAGVLYAVTRACSQGELIHCGCVAIKSSSGSSNEQAMENPNPVLQDQHWQWGGCGDDVDYGYKISRQFMDTRKQKGKSDIKSLIDLHNNEAGRLAVKTNMRPECKCHGLSGSCTLRSCWRKLPLFRQVGNHLMQSFQTAVRVMGGNDGKSLVPLDRDVPHLGAHNLIYSDESPDFCMANRRTGSEGTQGRVCNDTETGPGACEWLCCNKGHTAHTLEYEENCQCRFQWCCEVQCERCTVRHEVSICL from the exons ATGATGCTCCCAACGCAAGCGCACCTTCTTCTTGTGTTCACTCTCACCGGTCACCTGTGGCG TATTATGGGCAGTCCTCTTGTGATGGACCCAAACAGCATTTGCAGGAGGAGTAAGCCTGCAGGAGGTGCATATAGTGAACTGTGCCAAACCCAACCTGAAATAATCCAAGAAGTTGCCAAAGGTGCACGGTTAGGAATACGTGAATGCCAACACCAGTTTCACCATCAACGCTGGAACTGTACAGGTCATGGCAAGAGTCTTGGCAAGATCCTGCAACAAG ATATTCGGGAGACAGCCTTCGTAAATGGCATCACGGCTGCAGGAGTGCTGTATGCAGTAACACGGGCCTGCAGCCAGGGGGAGCTGATACATTGTGGTTGTGTGGCTATTAAAAGCTCTTCTGGTAGCTCCAATGAGCAGGCTATGGAGAATCCAAACCCTGTGCTCCAGGACCAGCACTGGCAGTGGggaggttgtggggatgatgtggACTATGGCTATAAGATTTCCCGGCAGTTCATGGACACCAGGAAGCAGAAGGGCAAAAGTGATATCAAGAGCCTGATTGATCTACACAACAATGAGGCAGGCAGACTG GCTGTAAAGACCAATATGCGACCTGAATGTAAATGTCACGGCCTCTCTGGCTCCTGCACGCTCCGCAGCTGTTGGAGGAAGTTGCCTCTGTTCCGCCAGGTTGGAAACCATCTCATGCAGAGCTTCCAAACGGCAGTTCGTGTGATGGGTGGCAACGACGGCAAATCCCTCGTCCCCCTAGACCGGGATGTCCCACACCTGGGTGCCCACAATCTCATCTATTCAGATGAATCCCCGGATTTCTGCATGGCCAATCGCAGGACAGGATCTGAAGGGACACAGGGTCGGGTGTGTAACGATACAGAAACAGGACCTGGAGCTTGTGAGTGGCTGTGCTGCAATAAaggacacacagcacacactcttgaGTATGAGGAGAATTGCCAGTGCCGGTTTCAGTGGTGTTGTGAGGTACAATGTGAGCGGTGTACTGTGAGACATGAGGTCAGCATCTGCCTTTAG